One genomic segment of Kiritimatiella glycovorans includes these proteins:
- the metK gene encoding methionine adenosyltransferase codes for MSKIRTDHVFTSESVSEGHPDKVCDQVSDAVLDACLKKDARSRVACETLVTTNLVVNAGEITCAGWDDIDPDKLAREVVRDIGYDREELMFCADTFEYLCRIHSQSPDISQGVSGEEQGAGDQGMMFGYATDATDEMMPAPIAFSHRLLLELKKARNEQELDYLRPDAKSQVSVQYRDGNPEHITSVVISQQTADVPLQQIKEEIVPICRRVLEPTGMLRDDTRFFINPTGKFVIGGPHGDAGLTGRKIIVDTYGGVGSHGGGAFSGKDPSKVDRSAAYYSRYAAKNIVAAGLAGKCEIQVAYAIGVAEPLSINVDTYGTGRMEDEELEKILQSGKVFDFRPKAIVDELGLLKPEGWSYRDTAAYGHFGRPQFPWEKTDRVDALKSAAK; via the coding sequence ATGAGTAAAATTCGAACGGATCACGTGTTCACGTCGGAGTCGGTATCGGAAGGTCATCCGGACAAGGTCTGCGACCAGGTTTCGGACGCCGTGCTCGACGCATGCCTGAAAAAAGACGCTCGGAGCCGTGTCGCCTGCGAGACGCTGGTGACGACGAATCTGGTGGTCAATGCCGGGGAGATCACCTGCGCCGGATGGGACGATATCGATCCCGACAAGCTGGCCCGCGAGGTCGTCCGGGACATTGGCTACGACCGCGAGGAACTGATGTTCTGCGCCGATACCTTCGAATATCTGTGCCGCATTCACAGCCAGTCGCCCGACATCAGTCAGGGCGTCTCCGGGGAAGAGCAGGGGGCCGGCGACCAGGGCATGATGTTCGGTTACGCGACGGACGCGACCGATGAAATGATGCCTGCGCCGATTGCCTTCAGTCACCGCCTGCTTCTGGAACTCAAAAAGGCGCGCAACGAGCAGGAGCTGGACTATCTCCGCCCGGACGCCAAGTCGCAGGTTTCCGTCCAGTACCGGGACGGCAATCCCGAACATATCACTTCGGTGGTGATCTCGCAGCAGACTGCGGACGTCCCGCTGCAGCAGATCAAGGAAGAGATCGTACCGATCTGCCGGCGGGTACTCGAACCGACCGGGATGCTGCGCGACGACACGCGTTTCTTCATCAACCCCACCGGCAAGTTCGTGATCGGCGGCCCCCACGGCGACGCGGGTCTGACCGGCCGGAAGATCATCGTCGATACGTACGGCGGCGTGGGCAGCCACGGCGGCGGCGCGTTCTCGGGCAAGGACCCTTCCAAGGTCGACCGCTCGGCCGCGTACTACTCGCGCTACGCCGCGAAGAATATCGTCGCGGCCGGTCTGGCCGGCAAGTGCGAGATCCAGGTGGCCTATGCCATCGGGGTGGCCGAACCGCTCAGTATCAATGTGGATACCTACGGCACCGGCCGGATGGAGGACGAAGAACTCGAAAAAATCCTCCAGAGCGGCAAGGTCTTCGACTTCCGCCCGAAGGCGATCGTCGATGAACTCGGACTGCTGAAGCCCGAGGGTTGGTCGTACCGGGATACCGCGGCCTACGGACACTTCGGCCGGCCGCAGTTCCCGTGGGAGAAGACGGATCGCGTGGACGCGCTGAAATCCGCGGCGAAATAA
- a CDS encoding C10 family peptidase translates to MKRVREHSLRRARRGSGMRTATMVPGLIAAALFLACGTRAPAAAVSRTDATRAAAQWLAKSLVFARAESRMPSGVLFSIRTVEPLALGGQGTPTAWHADLDPRGYLVLGADDRMPPILCFSAENDLNLADDPRNALRAMLERDLSRARMTLDGLDRAGGNQLRIAGASDFVSENRARWDAWLSEETAYDGMLLDAEYQQTGILVDAMLSTTWDQCNHYNEGCPEDPAASAYYDGKAPAGCVAVAGAQIMNFYEWPSRGREAHTYTDRAGSITGVFSAVFSDVYAWSAMQNDYDPWSSEAAAAVEAVSELMYELGVAVEMDYEHDGSAAYSGDLVGRAESHFFYERATPMDRDEDPGGFDGLLRDEMLAGRPCPASIPGHAFVVDGLSEESGADYFHINYGWGGTNDGWYEPSNINGSSFQTAYYGMRPQFRPLLDSPDAGTNTTGHVELRWSFPACSAAAVTGYRLKQAAYAPSALFEAADDFSRWETSGGWELDTPGVDGTGSCFHRPSDPGRAALTLADPLIPSGSTKLSFDYKTILSDDSFYVKVSSDRGQSWDTLMNRSGTGWDDYWLHSDLDLSMYAGKELWVRFQYVREGGDSFYTSGGVWLDQIEINDFEGLEWRLLDDAIPSSQTNVLVTCVEDDLYYHALEAHNGTNWQRRSPPVGVEVALSATGDVDGDGLPNGWELTYSGTATGRVATADGDKDRYTDLEEYYAGTDPEESSSYFRVRRCAADSGVPELTWASVSGRTYRVMRTEGLQPPHTFSVRADDLPATPRTNRYTDTGATGCGPYFYRVEIYME, encoded by the coding sequence ATGAAGAGGGTTCGGGAACACAGTCTGAGGAGGGCGCGACGGGGTTCCGGAATGCGCACCGCCACGATGGTGCCCGGCCTCATCGCCGCGGCCCTCTTCCTGGCATGCGGCACGCGGGCCCCGGCCGCCGCGGTGAGCAGGACGGACGCGACGCGGGCGGCGGCGCAGTGGCTCGCGAAAAGCCTCGTGTTCGCCCGCGCGGAATCGCGTATGCCTTCGGGCGTACTGTTCAGTATACGGACGGTCGAACCGCTCGCGCTGGGCGGTCAGGGCACACCAACCGCATGGCACGCCGACCTCGATCCCCGCGGATACCTGGTGCTGGGGGCGGATGACCGCATGCCGCCGATTCTCTGTTTCAGCGCGGAGAACGACCTGAATCTTGCGGACGACCCCCGCAACGCCCTGCGCGCGATGCTTGAACGCGATCTGTCCAGGGCGCGCATGACGCTGGACGGACTCGACAGGGCCGGCGGGAATCAGCTCCGGATCGCAGGCGCCTCCGATTTCGTGTCGGAGAACAGAGCGAGATGGGATGCATGGCTGAGCGAAGAAACCGCCTATGATGGAATGCTCCTGGACGCGGAGTACCAGCAGACCGGAATTCTGGTCGATGCCATGCTGAGCACGACCTGGGACCAGTGCAACCACTACAACGAAGGGTGCCCCGAGGATCCGGCCGCCTCGGCCTATTACGACGGGAAAGCGCCCGCGGGGTGCGTGGCCGTGGCCGGGGCCCAGATCATGAACTTCTACGAGTGGCCGTCCCGGGGTCGTGAAGCGCATACCTATACCGACCGCGCGGGGTCGATCACCGGCGTGTTCAGCGCCGTGTTTTCGGACGTCTATGCGTGGTCCGCGATGCAGAACGACTACGATCCCTGGAGTTCTGAAGCCGCTGCGGCCGTGGAAGCAGTGTCGGAGCTGATGTACGAACTCGGCGTGGCCGTTGAAATGGATTACGAACATGACGGCTCGGCCGCCTATTCGGGAGATCTGGTCGGGCGCGCCGAATCCCACTTCTTTTACGAACGGGCGACCCCCATGGATCGCGATGAGGACCCCGGGGGGTTCGACGGCTTGTTGCGCGACGAGATGCTCGCGGGCCGTCCCTGTCCCGCGAGCATCCCCGGCCACGCTTTCGTCGTCGACGGGCTCAGCGAGGAAAGCGGCGCCGATTATTTTCATATCAACTACGGATGGGGCGGAACGAACGACGGCTGGTACGAGCCTTCCAACATCAACGGCAGCAGCTTTCAGACCGCGTATTACGGAATGCGCCCCCAGTTCCGGCCGCTGCTCGATTCTCCCGATGCAGGCACGAATACGACGGGTCACGTCGAACTGCGGTGGTCGTTTCCCGCCTGTTCCGCCGCCGCCGTGACGGGATACCGGCTGAAACAGGCCGCCTACGCTCCCTCCGCGCTGTTTGAGGCGGCGGACGATTTTTCGCGCTGGGAGACGTCGGGCGGATGGGAACTCGACACACCCGGCGTTGACGGAACGGGGTCCTGTTTCCACCGGCCTTCGGACCCGGGCCGCGCCGCACTCACGCTCGCCGACCCCCTCATCCCGTCCGGCTCCACGAAACTGTCGTTCGACTATAAAACCATCCTGTCCGACGACTCGTTCTACGTGAAGGTGTCCTCCGACCGCGGACAGTCATGGGATACGCTCATGAACCGTTCCGGCACGGGATGGGATGACTACTGGCTCCACAGCGACCTCGATCTGAGCATGTACGCCGGGAAGGAGCTATGGGTGCGGTTTCAGTATGTGCGTGAGGGCGGCGACTCCTTTTATACGTCCGGGGGAGTATGGCTCGATCAAATCGAGATCAATGACTTTGAGGGGCTGGAATGGCGTCTGCTCGACGATGCGATCCCGTCGTCGCAGACCAATGTGTTGGTCACCTGCGTGGAGGATGATCTGTATTACCATGCGCTGGAGGCTCATAACGGGACGAATTGGCAGCGGCGCAGCCCGCCGGTGGGCGTGGAGGTGGCCTTGAGCGCGACGGGCGATGTGGACGGGGACGGGTTGCCGAACGGCTGGGAACTTACGTATTCCGGCACCGCCACCGGCCGCGTCGCGACCGCCGACGGGGATAAGGACCGGTACACGGACCTCGAGGAATATTACGCGGGCACCGATCCTGAGGAGTCGTCCAGTTATTTCAGGGTACGGCGCTGTGCCGCGGATTCCGGCGTGCCCGAGCTGACCTGGGCGTCGGTCTCCGGCAGGACCTACCGCGTGATGCGGACGGAGGGTCTGCAGCCTCCCCACACCTTCAGCGTGCGGGCGGACGATCTGCCCGCCACCCCCCGAACCAACCGCTACACCGATACGGGCGCGACGGGCTGCGGACCTTATTTCTACAGAGTCGAGATCTACATGGAGTAG
- the tgt gene encoding tRNA guanosine(34) transglycosylase Tgt, protein MTAEAEQREGRAQAGRFEVRARDAETDARCGVLQTAHGPVHTPVFMPVGTQATVKGMTPRELEELRIEIILGNTYHLSERPGAEVIERLGGLHAFMGWNGAILTDSGGYQVFSLASLREVTEDGVRFRSHVDGAERFLGPDEAMEIQRRLGSDIAMAFDECPPDPSDRDYTCKAVQRTLDWAVRCARAPRAEGQIVFGIVQGGIFSDLREECAGRLADLGFDGYAIGGVSVGEGEELITRGVEDTARHLPPHRPRYLMGVGDPAQIVDAVARGVDMFDCVMPTRLARNGTVMTRRGRYPVKAGRFRTDPAPLEEECGCEVCARFSRAYIRHLFNTNEMLGPRLVTEHNLQVYGRLQEEMRTHIEAGTYASFARSFAAEYRGVRDDL, encoded by the coding sequence GTGACGGCGGAAGCGGAACAGCGAGAGGGCAGGGCGCAGGCGGGGCGTTTTGAGGTGCGCGCGCGCGACGCGGAAACCGACGCGCGCTGCGGCGTGCTGCAGACGGCGCACGGCCCCGTACACACCCCGGTGTTCATGCCCGTCGGCACCCAGGCGACCGTCAAGGGGATGACGCCCCGCGAACTCGAGGAGTTGCGGATCGAGATTATTCTCGGCAACACCTACCACCTCTCCGAGCGCCCCGGTGCGGAAGTGATCGAGCGGCTCGGCGGCCTGCATGCCTTCATGGGATGGAACGGCGCGATCCTCACCGACAGCGGCGGCTACCAGGTGTTCAGCCTCGCCTCCCTGCGGGAGGTGACGGAGGACGGCGTGCGGTTCCGCTCGCACGTCGACGGAGCAGAGCGGTTTCTCGGCCCGGACGAGGCCATGGAGATTCAGCGGCGGCTGGGATCGGATATCGCCATGGCGTTCGACGAGTGCCCGCCCGATCCCTCCGATCGGGATTACACTTGTAAAGCCGTTCAGCGGACCCTAGATTGGGCCGTTCGTTGCGCACGCGCTCCGCGCGCGGAGGGACAGATCGTCTTCGGCATCGTTCAGGGCGGGATTTTCTCCGATCTGCGGGAAGAGTGCGCCGGCAGGCTGGCGGACCTCGGGTTCGACGGCTACGCGATCGGCGGCGTGAGCGTGGGGGAGGGCGAAGAATTGATTACGCGGGGCGTCGAGGATACGGCCCGCCACCTTCCGCCGCATCGGCCGCGCTACCTGATGGGCGTCGGCGATCCGGCGCAGATCGTGGACGCGGTCGCCCGGGGAGTCGATATGTTCGACTGTGTGATGCCGACCCGGCTGGCGCGCAACGGAACGGTGATGACGCGGCGCGGGCGCTACCCGGTCAAGGCGGGACGCTTCCGGACCGACCCGGCGCCGCTGGAGGAGGAATGTGGATGCGAGGTATGCGCGCGGTTCAGCCGGGCGTATATACGGCACCTGTTCAATACGAACGAAATGCTGGGACCGCGGCTGGTGACGGAGCATAACCTGCAGGTATACGGTCGGCTGCAGGAGGAAATGAGAACGCATATCGAAGCCGGAACCTACGCGTCGTTCGCGCGTTCGTTTGCGGCGGAGTACCGCGGCGTACGCGACGATCTCTGA
- the yajC gene encoding preprotein translocase subunit YajC, with protein MQPWIPMLAQAAQPQQGEQSPIFMFGWLIIMIAIFYFLLIRPQRKREKQRQQLIASVKSGDQVLLTSGMIGRVSNVKDRIFTVKIAENVKVDVVKSAVSRVLTDDDTLEGAENAG; from the coding sequence ATGCAACCATGGATACCGATGCTGGCCCAGGCGGCGCAGCCGCAGCAGGGCGAACAATCGCCGATCTTCATGTTCGGCTGGCTGATCATCATGATCGCCATTTTCTACTTTCTGCTGATCCGGCCCCAGCGTAAACGCGAGAAACAGCGGCAGCAGCTCATCGCCTCGGTGAAGAGCGGCGACCAGGTGCTGCTCACCAGCGGGATGATCGGCAGGGTCTCGAACGTCAAGGACCGGATCTTCACGGTCAAGATCGCGGAAAACGTGAAAGTCGATGTCGTGAAGAGCGCCGTGAGCCGGGTGCTGACGGATGACGATACGCTTGAAGGCGCGGAGAATGCGGGCTAG